GGTTTCTTGGATCATCTTCTGGTATTCCAGCTTCTACTTTACCAACTAGATCAGCACCAACATCAGCACCTTTGGTAAATATTCCACCACCTAATCTTGCAAAAATTGAAATTAATGATGCACCAAATCCTAATGCAACAAGCGCATTAACTATTTCTCTCTCATCAACTTCAAATTTTAGTAATAAAAAATAATAAACTGCAATTGCTAATAGGGCTAAACCTGCAACTAACATACCTGTAACAGCACCAGATTTGAAAGCAACAGAAAGTCCCTCTGCTAAACCTTTTCTTGATGCCTCTGCAGTTCTGACATTTGCTTCTACAGAAACTAGCATACCAACATAGCCAGCAATTCCAGATAAGGCAGCACCAATTAAATAACCTAGACCAACAAGTGGACTAAAAGCAATACTAACAATAACCAAAACTACAACACCAACAATAGCTATCGTTTTATATTGTCTTGCAAGGTATGCTTTTGCTCCAATTTGAATAGCTGAAGCAATGTCTTGCATTTTTGAATTTCCAGCACTCGAATTAAGAATATTTTTTCCAGTTAAAAATCCATAAACGATTGATAATAAACCTGCTACGATTGTATATAATAAAATAGTTTCTGCTGTTGAGTTCATAAAAACCTTAAGTTGTTGGTTGTTAATTTTTTAAGCCCGGACAATACAAAAAAAGATGAAAAAGACAATGATTAACTTTCAAAATTGATGAATATAACCTTTATTTTTAGCCTCAATTTGCTTGTCTTTTAAATTAATAATCTTAGATCTATTTTTACCAGATATAATATTACCAATTTTAGTAATTTTAATACCTGTAATTTTTGATATTTTTTTAATGATTCTCGATTTAAAAGGACTGGCTGTAAAAAGTATCTGATAATCATCACCTCTGGTTGAAATATTTATTTTTTTAAATTTTTTAATTCTAATTAATTGACTTAGAGTTTTTGATACCGGTATTTTTTCCTCGAAAATATGAAATGAAAATTTTTGTCTATTAATCAATTTTTTTAAATCATCGATTAGCCCATCTGAAATATCAATTGAAGTGTTTGCTAATTTTAAAAGATGATTGACTAATTTTGTTTGAAGGTCAGGTTCGTAATATTTTTTAATAAAAAATTTAGACATCTTATTATTAACTTTGATTTTACCTTTAAGTATTTGTAGACCAATAAAACTATCACCTAAATTTCCAGTTACATAAATATCATCATTTAATTTAGATTTATTTCTATAAACTATATCATGTGAGTAGCCTAATGATGTAATAGTAAAACTTAACTTATTTGAAAAAGTTGTATCTCCTCCACATAAACTTATATTATATTTTTTTTGTTCATTTTTAAGAGATTTTGATATTTTTAATAAATTTTTTTTTGTAAAGTTGCTTTTATTACCAGACCCTGAAATAAAATAAAATTGTGGTTTAACACCTTTACAAATCAAATCTGATATTGATGATCTTAAAATTTTTTTAATTACAAGATCAGGAGATTTAAAATCTATAAAATGTGTACCTATATTATAAGTATCAATTGAAATAACTAATTTTTTCTTTTTATCAAAAAAAACATCATCATTTAAATTAAGAGCAGATATATTATGTTTGGTTAATTTAGAAAAAAAATTATTTATTAATTCAAATTCATGCATTTTTAGATCTCAATTTTTTACCTAAATCATCTAATAAAGCATTTAGATATTTTGTTTGAGAGTCTTCAAGAAAAAAATTAGAGGAATTCAGATATTCTTTAATAATAATGTTAATTGATAAATTAGGTTTATACATAAATTCGTAAGTTGCAGCTTTAAGAATAGTTTGGAAAATTTTATCTAATTTCTTAAAGATAAACTGATCACCAAGTTTACTGTTTAATTCTTCTAAAATAAGATCATTTCTCTCTATTGTCCCCAAAACTATATCTTTAATAAATTTCTTAAACCTGT
The DNA window shown above is from Candidatus Pelagibacter sp. RS39 and carries:
- the thiL gene encoding thiamine-phosphate kinase; this encodes MHEFELINNFFSKLTKHNISALNLNDDVFFDKKKKLVISIDTYNIGTHFIDFKSPDLVIKKILRSSISDLICKGVKPQFYFISGSGNKSNFTKKNLLKISKSLKNEQKKYNISLCGGDTTFSNKLSFTITSLGYSHDIVYRNKSKLNDDIYVTGNLGDSFIGLQILKGKIKVNNKMSKFFIKKYYEPDLQTKLVNHLLKLANTSIDISDGLIDDLKKLINRQKFSFHIFEEKIPVSKTLSQLIRIKKFKKINISTRGDDYQILFTASPFKSRIIKKISKITGIKITKIGNIISGKNRSKIINLKDKQIEAKNKGYIHQF
- a CDS encoding transcription antitermination factor NusB; this translates as MKTHFKPKNNPRVIIIQKLYGKFYNEDNDLDFPKHRFKKFIKDIVLGTIERNDLILEELNSKLGDQFIFKKLDKIFQTILKAATYEFMYKPNLSINIIIKEYLNSSNFFLEDSQTKYLNALLDDLGKKLRSKNA